The DNA window CCGGAGCCGGTCAGTCCGGTAATGCCGCGGTCGCTGCGAACGGTGAGTTCGGCGCAGAGCATTTTGGGAATATTGAGCGCCTGCAGCGTTTCATGAAATTCCTTGATCGGCGCGCCCTTCTTGAGCGGATACCACAGACAATAAGTGCCGCCGGGAAAGCGGCGATAGGCCTTTTCCAGCCCGGCGGCGAGACGCTGATATTCGCCCTCTTCCTCGAAAGGTGGGTCGACCAGAACGATGCCGCGCTTCTCCTTCGGCGGCAGATGTGCGCCGAGCGCCAGCCAGCCATCGAGTTCGGTGATGCGGGCGTGGTGATCGCCTTCGAACAGCCGGTGCAGGCGGGCATAATCCTCGGGATGCAGCTCCATCGCCGAAAGCCGATCCTGCGGCCGAAACAGCATGCGGGCAAGCTTCGGCGAGCCGGGATAGAAGCGGATACCGCCCTCAGGATTGAGTTCGCGGATTGCCGAAAGGTAGGGCTCCAGTAGCTCGGAAACCTGGGGCCCCAGTTCCGCCTCCATCAATTTGCCGATGCCGTCTACCCATTCTCCGGTCTTTTGCGTCTCCTCCGAGGAGAGGTCGTAAAGGCCGATGCCGGCATGCGTATCGAGCACGCGGAAGGCGCCCTCCTTCTTCTGCATGTAACGGATCAGCCGGGCCAGCACGGAATGTTTCAGCACATCGGCAAAATTGCCCGCGTGGTAGATGTGGCGGTAGTTCATTTTCGCTGATGTCCGTATGAATTCACGTCATGGGCGTTTTTCTGGCTTTTGGCCATGCAGGCCTTGGCATATACAAATGCCATGAACATTGCGACCCCCATCGACGCCAAATCCCCGAAGCTGGACAGCAAGATCGGCCACACGGCCTGTCCGCACGACTGTCCCTCCACCTGCGCATTGGAGGTCGAGATATCCGAGGACGGCCGCATCGGTCGGGTGCGCGGCGCGGGCGACCATTCCTACACTTCGGGCGTCATCTGCGCAAAGGTCGCCCGTTATGCCGAACGGCTCTACCATCCCGACCGCCTGATGCATCCCCTACGCCGCGGCGGCCCCAAAGGGGCAGGGCAATGGCAGCAGATTTCCTGGGACGACGCGCTGGATGAGATTGCCGAAGCCTTCTTGAAGGCCGAGGCGAGGGACGGCAGCGAGGCGGTCTGGCCCTATTTCTATGCCGGCACGATGGGTTGGGTGCAGCGCGATTCGATCGATCGCCTGCGCCACGCCAAGCGCTATTCCGGTTTCTTCTCCTCAATCTGCACCAACCCGGCCTGGACCGGCTTCACCATGGCGACCGGGGCGCTGCGCGGCCCCGACCCGCGCGAGATGGGCCGCACCGATTGCGTCGTCATCTGGGGCACCAATGCGGTCTCGACCCAGGTCAATGTGATGACCCACGCCATCAAGGCGCGCAAGGAACGCGGCGCCAAGATCGTCGTCATCGACATATATGACAATCCGACGATGAAGCAGGCCGATATGGCGCTGATCGTCAAGCCGGGCACGGATGCCGCACTTGCCTGCGCCGCCATGCATGTCGCCTTCCGAGATGGCTATGCTGATCGTGATTATATGGCGAGATATGCCGATGATCCCGAAGGTCTCGAGGCGCATCTGAAGACCAAGACCCCGCAATGGGCGGCGGCCATCACCGGCCTTTCGGTCGAAGAGATCGAAGCCTTTGCCCGCCTGGTCGGCACGACGAAGAAGACCTTCTTCCGCCTCGGTTACGGCTTCACCCGCCAGCGCAACGGCGCTGTCGCCATGCATGCGGCCGCCTCCGTCGCTACCGTTCTCGGGTCCTGGCAGTATGAGGGCGGCGGTGCCTTTCATTCGAACAGCGATATCTTCCGCATGAACAATGCGGAGCTGACCGGCCGATCGATGAAGGATGTCGACATCCGCATGCTCGACCAGTCACAGATCGGCCGAGTGCTGACCGGCGATGCGGTGGCGCTGCGCCATCGCGGACCGGTAACGGCGATGCTGATCCAGAACACCAATCCCGCCAACATCGCCCCCGAGCAGCGCCTCGTCAGACGCGGCTTTGCCCGCAACGATCTCTTTGTCGCTGTCCACGAGCAGTTCATGACCGAAACGGCCGAGATTGCCGACATCGTGCTGCCTGCGACCATGTTCGTCGAGCACGACGATATTTATCGAGCCGGCGGCCAGAACCACATCCTGCTCGGGCCTAAACTGGTCGAGCCTCCGTCT is part of the Rhizobium bangladeshense genome and encodes:
- a CDS encoding molybdopterin-containing oxidoreductase family protein yields the protein MNIATPIDAKSPKLDSKIGHTACPHDCPSTCALEVEISEDGRIGRVRGAGDHSYTSGVICAKVARYAERLYHPDRLMHPLRRGGPKGAGQWQQISWDDALDEIAEAFLKAEARDGSEAVWPYFYAGTMGWVQRDSIDRLRHAKRYSGFFSSICTNPAWTGFTMATGALRGPDPREMGRTDCVVIWGTNAVSTQVNVMTHAIKARKERGAKIVVIDIYDNPTMKQADMALIVKPGTDAALACAAMHVAFRDGYADRDYMARYADDPEGLEAHLKTKTPQWAAAITGLSVEEIEAFARLVGTTKKTFFRLGYGFTRQRNGAVAMHAAASVATVLGSWQYEGGGAFHSNSDIFRMNNAELTGRSMKDVDIRMLDQSQIGRVLTGDAVALRHRGPVTAMLIQNTNPANIAPEQRLVRRGFARNDLFVAVHEQFMTETAEIADIVLPATMFVEHDDIYRAGGQNHILLGPKLVEPPSGVRTNLFVIEELAKRLGVADRPGFGFTAREMIDRILKSSDLPDYDHFLEHKWFDRQPVFEEAHYLNGFAHPDGKFHFRPDWINQPAPNKPPAAIGALGPHAQLPAFPDQVDVIEVADPEHPFRLATSPARNFLNSSFSETKTSRQKEGRPEVMINPVDAEANGIVHGDLVRIGNTRGDLRLHARITTEVKPGVLIAEGLWPNKAHVDGEGINVLTGADPVAPYGGAAVHDNKVWLRKDAA
- a CDS encoding 23S rRNA (adenine(2030)-N(6))-methyltransferase RlmJ is translated as MNYRHIYHAGNFADVLKHSVLARLIRYMQKKEGAFRVLDTHAGIGLYDLSSEETQKTGEWVDGIGKLMEAELGPQVSELLEPYLSAIRELNPEGGIRFYPGSPKLARMLFRPQDRLSAMELHPEDYARLHRLFEGDHHARITELDGWLALGAHLPPKEKRGIVLVDPPFEEEGEYQRLAAGLEKAYRRFPGGTYCLWYPLKKGAPIKEFHETLQALNIPKMLCAELTVRSDRGITGLTGSGLVIVNPPFTLKDELHQLLPALKDLLAQDRFASHRAFWLRGENKTVKDD